The following coding sequences lie in one Halorarum halophilum genomic window:
- a CDS encoding outer membrane protein assembly factor BamB family protein — MREPDSAGDAHDSPRYASERQDSRNWSRRQALASLASAGTLALAGCSLQSVTASVQPLWKRDFSAAVAAGPPAATDKHVVVGGQDKRLHAFTADGERVFTVETGGPIEVQPAVPASGGPVHVHSTDGDLYTVGLSGTELWHVEGQSRNRWLGRQGSLLVGTDPVGGSVTGYDARDGTHRFQRSSRRYPYPTLSESACIVPVTNSDGDRELVTLAPTTGEMLWESPARDVYPHVVATGDRIVTLRNSTVRMRRARDGHVLWEAAVAGKVTSHSGPPLWLGEHVYVRAGRDDRPDEFVAINRNDGSIQWRRSVGYELETVTATPEGVFVASSVDDPDGGILVRLDAFALDGTRRWQTTTDIAIGGTVEALGRIDEVLVVASDHELAAYDPASGSRRWQYDPDSYRIGVATADGALYVSYRDTGGLARLPTS; from the coding sequence GGCGGGGACGCTCGCGCTGGCCGGGTGCAGCCTGCAGTCGGTGACAGCCAGTGTGCAACCGCTCTGGAAGCGTGACTTCTCGGCCGCCGTGGCCGCAGGCCCACCAGCCGCGACTGACAAGCACGTCGTCGTCGGTGGGCAGGATAAGCGACTGCATGCGTTCACGGCGGACGGGGAGCGAGTCTTTACTGTCGAAACCGGTGGTCCAATCGAGGTACAACCAGCTGTCCCGGCATCGGGCGGACCGGTCCACGTCCACAGCACCGATGGAGACCTCTACACGGTCGGGTTATCGGGTACCGAGCTATGGCACGTGGAGGGGCAGTCCCGGAACAGATGGCTCGGTCGGCAGGGCTCGCTGCTGGTCGGAACCGATCCAGTCGGCGGTTCGGTCACCGGCTACGATGCGCGCGACGGCACACACCGCTTCCAGCGGTCAAGCCGAAGGTATCCGTACCCCACGCTCAGTGAGTCGGCCTGTATCGTTCCCGTTACGAACTCGGACGGGGACAGGGAGCTGGTTACGCTTGCTCCGACGACTGGTGAGATGCTGTGGGAGTCGCCAGCTCGCGACGTCTATCCCCACGTCGTGGCAACCGGTGACCGGATCGTGACGCTTCGCAATTCCACCGTACGGATGCGCCGGGCCCGCGATGGGCACGTCCTGTGGGAGGCCGCAGTGGCCGGCAAGGTGACCAGCCACTCTGGTCCGCCACTCTGGCTTGGCGAGCATGTCTACGTGCGGGCTGGCCGTGACGATCGCCCGGACGAGTTCGTCGCCATCAACCGCAATGATGGATCCATTCAGTGGCGTCGGAGCGTCGGGTACGAACTCGAGACAGTGACGGCGACTCCAGAGGGTGTGTTCGTTGCCAGCTCAGTCGATGACCCTGACGGTGGTATCCTGGTCCGGCTGGACGCCTTCGCCCTCGATGGCACCCGGCGATGGCAGACGACGACCGACATCGCGATCGGCGGGACAGTCGAGGCGTTGGGGCGTATCGATGAAGTCCTCGTTGTGGCCAGCGACCACGAACTCGCCGCCTACGATCCTGCCAGCGGGTCGCGTCGGTGGCAATACGATCCAGATTCCTACCGGATCGGCGTGGCAACGGCCGATGGTGCGTTGTACGTTTCCTACCGCGACACCGGTGGCCTGGCGCGACTCCCAACTAGTTGA
- a CDS encoding DNA-binding protein: MSSENALGQVVSVDEQGFEQAGEPDVDADGFEVVDETPQFRPTVEQEIQAKVDANHPKAGVHGLTLEAEEKLRAREWEIERTNRRFDARQESSREARTRQAVAQGSRERRRTFQKRRGSVDKWAHPAEADPRAQLSQAELATVNEQAARLERKLDGWTSAAISRKLAERVADGASVMSAVLGVYEALQRAPGRMIPIAVLEEVQRREVSIEGTVTQLWDPSSLAIQQAGLIEDESGRTKVTIWRKSDQPWIREGERVRIHGAARNWYQGRVSVAATGWSTIHFPERGRWWDE; the protein is encoded by the coding sequence ATGTCTAGTGAGAACGCACTCGGTCAAGTAGTTTCGGTGGACGAACAGGGATTCGAGCAGGCCGGCGAGCCAGATGTCGATGCGGATGGCTTTGAGGTCGTGGACGAGACGCCGCAGTTCAGGCCGACGGTCGAGCAGGAGATCCAGGCGAAGGTGGACGCGAACCACCCGAAAGCAGGGGTGCATGGGCTGACCCTCGAGGCCGAAGAGAAGCTGCGAGCGCGGGAGTGGGAGATCGAGCGGACGAACAGGCGGTTCGATGCACGGCAAGAGTCGAGCCGGGAGGCGCGGACGCGGCAGGCGGTTGCCCAGGGCAGTCGTGAGCGGCGGCGGACGTTCCAGAAGCGACGCGGGAGTGTCGACAAGTGGGCGCACCCAGCGGAGGCGGACCCACGAGCGCAGTTGAGCCAGGCGGAGCTGGCGACGGTGAACGAGCAGGCGGCGCGCCTGGAGCGGAAGTTGGACGGCTGGACGAGCGCGGCGATCAGTCGGAAGCTGGCCGAGCGGGTTGCGGACGGGGCGTCGGTGATGAGTGCGGTCCTCGGAGTGTATGAGGCGTTGCAGCGGGCGCCTGGCCGGATGATTCCGATCGCGGTTCTCGAGGAGGTGCAACGACGCGAGGTGAGCATCGAGGGGACGGTGACGCAGTTGTGGGATCCGTCGAGTCTGGCGATTCAGCAGGCGGGGCTCATCGAGGATGAGTCAGGGCGAACGAAGGTGACGATCTGGCGGAAATCGGACCAGCCCTGGATTCGGGAGGGCGAACGCGTTCGGATCCACGGGGCGGCACGGAACTGGTACCAAGGACGTGTCTCAGTGGCCGCGACTGGGTGGTCGACCATCCATTTCCCCGAGCGCGGGCGGTGGTGGGACGAGTAG
- a CDS encoding TIR domain-containing protein, translated as MSWEQQFNRARQAGYGSSITVWKNDVENIPSDFTNSLGLRLDGINVYEATRGGETITIREHLLTYTVEVSPVGQPTFLGQNSASSRNGNGNPSLRDVAIGGSLFLGGLYLLGKAISGPQSPKKTHRIFISHSWQYEDQYQELTQQLQQEAGFEWYDHSVRSDDPIDAQLPNHLRSKLQDQIRSTSVVLILAGMYVARSEWIAEEVEIASEMGKPIIGIKPRGNTRLPKAVSENAVEVVKFDVWELIDAIERHAS; from the coding sequence GTGAGCTGGGAGCAGCAATTCAACCGAGCACGCCAGGCAGGATACGGTAGCTCAATCACCGTCTGGAAGAACGATGTAGAAAACATTCCCTCTGATTTCACAAACTCGCTCGGGCTTCGGCTTGACGGCATCAACGTGTATGAAGCGACGCGAGGGGGAGAGACTATCACGATTCGTGAACATCTGCTCACCTACACCGTTGAAGTCAGTCCCGTCGGGCAACCAACGTTCCTGGGTCAAAACTCCGCAAGCTCAAGGAACGGAAATGGCAATCCGTCACTCCGAGACGTAGCGATAGGTGGCAGCCTCTTCCTCGGTGGACTGTACCTTCTTGGAAAGGCCATAAGCGGCCCCCAGTCTCCAAAGAAGACCCACCGCATCTTCATCAGCCACTCGTGGCAGTACGAAGACCAATACCAGGAACTGACCCAACAGCTTCAGCAGGAGGCAGGGTTTGAGTGGTACGACCACAGCGTCAGATCTGACGATCCGATCGATGCCCAACTTCCGAACCACCTTCGGAGCAAACTGCAAGACCAGATTCGATCCACCTCGGTCGTACTAATCTTGGCAGGGATGTACGTGGCTCGCAGTGAGTGGATCGCCGAGGAGGTGGAGATTGCTAGTGAGATGGGAAAGCCCATCATCGGCATCAAACCCCGTGGAAACACTCGGCTACCAAAGGCGGTGAGCGAGAACGCTGTGGAGGTTGTTAAGTTCGATGTGTGGGAATTGATCGATGCGATCGAAAGGCACGCTTCATGA
- a CDS encoding RipA family octameric membrane protein — protein sequence MTCERDVETDEEEPQEANGGSADLLELYTTYVETTVNVSNRRMRNNRFYVLLLSGTLAVISVLAETQIIEATGLLLAGLVGLALCTLWYLSIVSYKQLNSGKYEVIGEMEEELQFKPFRREWSVLQEGKNPRTYITHTWVERKVPLVLAFPYVLITGYALLQLFTT from the coding sequence ATGACCTGCGAGCGCGACGTGGAGACCGACGAGGAAGAACCGCAAGAGGCCAATGGTGGTTCCGCTGATCTTCTTGAGCTTTACACGACTTACGTCGAAACCACGGTCAACGTCAGCAACCGCCGGATGCGGAACAATCGCTTCTACGTCCTCCTCTTATCAGGTACCCTAGCGGTCATCTCGGTGTTGGCTGAGACGCAGATAATTGAAGCCACAGGGCTGCTTCTTGCCGGTCTTGTCGGGTTAGCTCTTTGCACGCTCTGGTATTTGAGTATCGTGTCATACAAGCAGCTCAATTCCGGGAAGTACGAGGTCATTGGCGAGATGGAGGAAGAGCTCCAGTTCAAGCCGTTTCGTAGAGAGTGGTCTGTTCTCCAAGAGGGGAAGAATCCGCGAACCTATATCACCCATACTTGGGTGGAACGGAAAGTGCCGCTTGTGCTCGCATTCCCGTACGTTCTCATCACGGGCTATGCCCTCCTCCAATTATTCACGACGTAG
- a CDS encoding SWIM zinc finger family protein: MAAHPLARLDVSTRVLKRAQYEAFEFEFHDGALLVRNGSHPDPENHEYEVTVTDGVPTHCEYPADENYEGACKHRVAVAIRTPVLEAAVHTQLAADGSGSSNQPLSEEQYLAEKDTEHPVDTGDEPVDSDEDARDDTDEGEEYPCECDDLSNDFPCWNCVLAGRRSLPDA, from the coding sequence ATGGCAGCCCATCCACTTGCTCGACTAGATGTATCGACGCGCGTCCTGAAACGCGCCCAGTACGAGGCGTTCGAGTTCGAGTTTCACGACGGCGCACTCCTCGTCCGGAACGGCAGCCATCCGGATCCCGAGAACCACGAGTACGAGGTCACCGTGACGGATGGGGTTCCCACTCACTGCGAGTACCCCGCTGACGAGAACTACGAGGGCGCCTGCAAACACCGCGTCGCAGTTGCAATCAGAACGCCTGTTCTCGAGGCAGCGGTCCACACTCAACTTGCCGCGGACGGCTCTGGGTCATCCAACCAGCCGCTCTCCGAGGAGCAGTATCTTGCGGAGAAGGACACAGAACACCCTGTAGACACCGGTGATGAGCCCGTCGACTCTGATGAGGACGCTCGTGACGACACTGACGAAGGGGAGGAGTATCCATGCGAATGTGACGATCTATCTAACGACTTCCCGTGCTGGAATTGCGTCCTCGCAGGCCGTCGTTCCCTTCCTGACGCGTAG